Proteins encoded within one genomic window of Humulus lupulus chromosome 1, drHumLupu1.1, whole genome shotgun sequence:
- the LOC133779525 gene encoding uncharacterized protein LOC133779525, with translation MQIFQRHEFRNNHEEWINLAKPVLDPDISSIFQETPDTTGIDVENCKAIRSEMRLALNALLKDKMMELRGQHPPKELSDKEIMERVLGRDSVYLRGRGRSPSVTTFTSHRENIVGNQPTYEELAERLNDTTSCLNATNEKLSVVVDILRHKNLMAPPPPPPTDQASDANLRESPSISVRESQDDS, from the exons ATGCAGATTTTTCAAAG ACACGAGTTTAGAAATAATCACGAGGAGTGGATCAACTTGGCGAAGCCTGTTTTGGATCCTGATATCTCATCAATTTTTCAAGAAACGCCTGATACAACTGGTATTGATGTTGAAAATTGTAAAGCAATTAGGAGCGAGATGCGTTTAGCTCTCAACGCTTTATTGAAG gaTAAAATGATGGAGTTAAGGGGTCAACATCCTCCAAAAGAACTGTCTGATAAAGAGATTATGGAGCGTGTACTTGGACGTGATTCGGTATACTTGCGAGGGCGGGGGCGGTCTCCTAGTGTCACAACTTTTACTTCACATCGTGAAAATATTGTGGGTAATCAACCAACTTATGAAGAGTTAGCTGAACGACTTAATGATACAACTTCCTGCCTTAATGCTACTAACGAAAAACTTAGTGTGGTTGTGGATATACTTCGTCATAAGAATTTGATGGcaccgcctccaccacctccaacagaccaagcttcagatgcaaatttaagagagtcgccatctatttcagttcgggagtcacaagatgattcttag